One stretch of Arachis duranensis cultivar V14167 chromosome 1, aradu.V14167.gnm2.J7QH, whole genome shotgun sequence DNA includes these proteins:
- the LOC107473406 gene encoding LRR repeats and ubiquitin-like domain-containing protein At2g30105 gives MEEAPSSTRSIAINVKFGGKTIPISIASESTIKDLKSLLLSSTNVLPRGQKLIFKGKVLEDHNTLGASGLTNGSKLMLLASQGLHQGEGPVLKKAQVVPKLRRDSHSGSSNDANKVPVKNRVERWKVTGVVALSECNLEVIPDEVWACESSARVLDCNNNSIKTLPSAIAHLTGLEKLFINANCLSDESISWEGLTPLKYLTVLSLNQNNLTTLPSALGSLTALRELHVSNNKLVGLPNEIGKLTQLEVLRVNNNRMNTVGESLGNCHSLVEVDFSSNFLSELPETFSSFKNLKALYLSNNAMKSLPSKLFKTCLQLSTLDLHNTEITIDILRQFEGWDDFDERRRNKHQKQLDFRVGVSRDFDEGADKN, from the exons ATGGAGGAAGCTCCTTCTTCAACGAGAAGCATAGCCATAAACGTGAAGTTCGGAGGGAAGACGATACCAATCTCAATCGCATCGGAATCAACCATCAAAGACCTCAAATCACTCCTTCTCTCTTCCACCAACGTCCTGCCACGTGGCCAGAAGCTCATCTTCAAAG GGAAGGTTCTGGAAGACCACAACACTTTGGGAGCATCCGGTTTGACCAATGGCTCTAAGCTCATGCTTCTTGCTTCACAGGGCTTACATCAAGGG GAGGGTCCTGTCTTGAAGAAAGCTCAGGTTGTTCCCAAATTGAGGAGAGATAGCCATTCTGGGTCGAGTAATGATGCGAATAAAGTTCCTGTGAAGAACAGGGTGGAACGTTGGAAGGTGACTGGGGTTGTAGCATTGTCTGAATGCAACTTGGAG GTCATACCTGATGAAGTGTGGGCTTGTGAGTCTTCTGCTCGAGTTCTAGATTGCAACAACAATTCAATTAAAACCCTCCCTTCTGCGATTGCTCATCTTACTGGTCTAGAG AAGCTATTCATTAATGCAAACTGCTTATCGGATGAATCAATCAGCTGGGAAGGACTAACACCTCTGAAGTACCTAACAGTATTATCATTAAACCAGAACAA TTTGACTACTTTGCCATCTGCACTGGGATCTTTAACCGCCTTAAGGGAACTTCATGTATCCAATAATAAGTTGGTTGGCCTTCCTAATGAAATTGGGAAGCTTACCCAATTAGAAGTTTTGCGAGTCAACAATAATAG GATGAATACAGTTGGTGAATCTTTAGGAAATTGTCATTCTCTTGTTGAG GTTGATTTCTCTTCAAATTTCTTGTCAGAATTGCCAGAGACATTTAGCAGTTTTAAGAATTTGAAG GCTTTGTATCTGAGTAACAATGCCATGAAATCTCTTCCTTCTAAACTATTCAAGACTTGCCTTCAGCTCTCTACGCTGGATCTCCACAACACAGAAATTACCATTGATATTCTTCGCCAG TTTGAAGGATGGGATGATTTCGATGAGCGCCGCCGCAATAAACATCAGAAACAGCTGGATTTCAGGGTTGGAGTTTCCAGAGATTTTGATGAAGGTGCTGATAAGAACTAA